In a genomic window of Caloramator mitchellensis:
- a CDS encoding DEAD/DEAH box helicase, whose protein sequence is MEKLKFIELNVSKEILRAIEELGFEEATPIQSRAIPVILEGKDVIGQAQTGTGKTAAFGIPVLEKVDSTLKSLQSIILCPTRELAVQVSEELKKLSKYKRGINVLPIYGGQSIDRQIHALKKGVQIIIGTPGRVIDHLDRGTLKLDNVKMFVLDEADEMLNMGFIEDIEYILEKTPEDKQTVLFSATIPEPILKLTKKYLKNPEYIKVIHKELTVPTIEQGYFEVKEGDKIEVLSRLLDIHNPNLALVFCNTKKKVDDVVNSLQARGYLADALHGDMKQSQRDRVMSKFRNGQIDVLVATDVAARGIDVENVEMVFNYDVPQDEEYYVHRIGRTGRAGKEGRAYSFVAGKEIYKLRDIQRYAKTKIKLLKVPTLHDVEESRANLIIDRIKTTINENNLEKYSDIVERIVGDDYTSLDVAAALLKMVINLDKKADDVDKEFERTGAEPGMVRLFINVGRNQRISPRDIVGAIADKVRIPGDLIGSIDIYEKFSFVEVPAEYAKEVLEIMKDNTIKGKKVNVEVAKGK, encoded by the coding sequence ATGGAAAAATTAAAATTTATTGAGTTAAATGTTTCTAAGGAAATTTTAAGGGCAATAGAGGAGTTAGGATTTGAAGAAGCAACACCTATTCAATCCAGGGCAATTCCGGTTATTCTTGAAGGTAAGGATGTAATAGGGCAAGCTCAGACTGGAACAGGCAAAACTGCAGCATTTGGAATACCTGTTCTGGAAAAAGTTGATTCTACATTAAAGTCTCTTCAATCGATAATTCTTTGTCCGACAAGGGAACTTGCGGTTCAGGTTTCTGAAGAACTTAAAAAACTATCTAAATATAAAAGAGGGATCAACGTATTGCCAATATACGGCGGGCAGTCAATTGACAGACAGATTCATGCCCTTAAAAAGGGTGTCCAAATAATTATCGGAACTCCTGGAAGAGTGATTGACCATCTTGACAGGGGAACATTAAAACTAGACAACGTTAAAATGTTCGTGCTTGATGAAGCAGATGAAATGCTTAATATGGGCTTTATTGAAGATATAGAATATATTCTTGAAAAAACACCCGAAGATAAGCAGACGGTTTTGTTTTCAGCAACAATTCCAGAACCGATATTGAAATTAACAAAGAAATATTTGAAAAATCCTGAATACATAAAAGTAATTCATAAGGAGCTGACTGTTCCCACGATAGAACAGGGATATTTTGAAGTTAAGGAAGGCGACAAAATAGAAGTATTATCTAGATTATTAGATATTCACAATCCAAACTTAGCCTTAGTATTTTGCAATACAAAGAAAAAAGTTGATGATGTAGTAAACAGCCTTCAGGCAAGAGGCTATCTAGCGGATGCACTTCATGGTGATATGAAACAATCTCAAAGGGACAGGGTTATGTCTAAGTTTAGGAATGGACAAATAGACGTGTTGGTTGCAACGGATGTCGCTGCGAGAGGGATAGACGTTGAAAATGTAGAAATGGTATTTAATTATGATGTTCCACAGGACGAGGAGTATTATGTTCATAGAATTGGCAGAACAGGAAGAGCGGGTAAGGAAGGAAGAGCATATTCTTTTGTAGCCGGAAAAGAAATTTATAAATTAAGAGATATACAAAGATATGCTAAGACAAAAATAAAACTACTAAAGGTTCCAACTTTACACGATGTTGAGGAGTCCAGAGCTAATCTAATTATAGATAGAATCAAGACCACGATAAATGAAAATAATCTTGAAAAGTATAGTGATATAGTTGAAAGAATAGTTGGAGATGATTATACTTCGCTTGACGTTGCTGCAGCTTTACTAAAAATGGTAATTAATCTTGACAAGAAGGCAGACGATGTTGATAAGGAATTTGAAAGGACAGGTGCAGAACCTGGAATGGTAAGGTTGTTTATAAATGTAGGTAGAAACCAAAGAATAAGCCCAAGGGACATAGTAGGTGCTATCGCAGATAAAGTTAGAATTCCAGGGGATTTAATAGGAAGCATTGATATTTATGAAAAATTCTCGTTTGTAGAAGTTCCGGCCGAATATGCAAAGGAAGTTCTTGAAATAATGAAGGACAATACTATTAAGGGTAAAAAGGTAAATGTAGAAGTAGCTAAGGGTAAGTGA
- the uraA gene encoding uracil permease yields the protein MKNFIDVNEKPSLGKAIPLSLQHLFAMFGASVLVPILFQIDPSLVLIFNGIGTLLYIFITKGKIPSYLGSSFAYLAPTFYIMQKFGYEYALGGFIASGLIFILVAVIVKYTGVEWLNKLFPAASMGAIVAIIGLELAPVAADMAGFTAKALDIKVITVSLITFITVVLGSVVFKGFLKVIPVLIGIIVGYVSAFVLGLVNFDSVLSANVFVLPHIYAPKFNPIAILTIVPATFVVLAEHIGHLVVTSNLVGRDLSKDPGLHRSLLGDGLSTTISGLFGSVPTTTYGENIGVMAITKVYSVWVIGGAAIISIILSFFGKLSALIQGIPTPVIGGVSLLLFGVIATSGFRMLVEEKVDYSKPKNLILTSVVMTIGLSGAHLNIGQVQLKGMALATIVAIVINLFFILFEKLGVMNE from the coding sequence ATGAAAAATTTTATCGATGTTAACGAAAAACCATCTTTAGGTAAGGCTATTCCACTTAGCCTTCAACACCTATTTGCAATGTTTGGTGCATCAGTGTTGGTTCCAATATTATTTCAAATCGATCCATCTCTTGTATTGATTTTCAATGGAATTGGAACATTACTTTATATTTTCATTACTAAAGGCAAAATACCATCCTATTTAGGTTCAAGTTTTGCATATCTTGCACCTACTTTCTATATAATGCAAAAGTTTGGATACGAATATGCGCTTGGAGGATTTATAGCTAGTGGATTGATATTTATATTAGTTGCGGTAATAGTAAAATATACAGGTGTAGAATGGTTAAACAAATTGTTTCCTGCAGCTTCTATGGGTGCTATAGTTGCTATAATAGGTCTAGAATTGGCACCAGTTGCAGCAGATATGGCTGGATTTACTGCCAAAGCACTAGATATAAAGGTTATAACTGTATCGCTAATTACATTTATAACTGTTGTATTGGGTTCTGTAGTATTTAAAGGATTCTTGAAGGTTATACCTGTTCTAATTGGTATTATTGTTGGTTATGTAAGTGCATTTGTGCTAGGATTGGTCAATTTTGATTCAGTCTTATCAGCTAATGTGTTTGTATTGCCACATATATATGCTCCTAAATTTAACCCCATAGCAATATTGACTATTGTTCCAGCTACATTTGTTGTGCTTGCTGAACATATAGGGCATCTTGTGGTTACAAGCAACCTTGTTGGAAGGGATTTATCAAAAGACCCGGGGCTTCACAGGTCGTTATTAGGAGATGGATTATCTACAACAATTTCAGGATTATTCGGTTCTGTCCCAACGACTACTTATGGTGAAAATATTGGAGTTATGGCTATAACAAAGGTTTATAGCGTCTGGGTAATAGGTGGAGCTGCTATTATCTCAATTATCCTTTCATTCTTTGGTAAATTATCAGCATTGATACAGGGCATACCAACGCCTGTAATTGGAGGAGTATCGCTTCTATTATTTGGTGTAATAGCTACATCAGGATTTAGAATGCTTGTAGAAGAAAAAGTAGATTACAGCAAACCCAAGAATTTGATTTTAACCTCAGTTGTTATGACAATTGGTTTAAGTGGCGCCCACTTAAACATAGGTCAGGTTCAGCTTAAGGGTATGGCACTAGCAACTATCGTTGCTATAGTTATAAACTTGTTCTTTATACTATTTGAAAAATTAGGTGTAATGAATGAATGA
- the pyrR gene encoding bifunctional pyr operon transcriptional regulator/uracil phosphoribosyltransferase PyrR encodes MREKAVLLDDKSIQRALVRISHEIIEKNKGVENVVLLGIKTRGVPLAKRIASYIESFEGFMVPVGTVDISLYRDDLTEKYEEPHVEKNKLDFDIKGKKVILVDDVIFTGRTVRAALDAVMDLGRPKSIQLAVLVDRGHRELPIRPDYVGKNVPTSLNEVIEVRLNETDNEDKVIIIEK; translated from the coding sequence ATGCGAGAAAAGGCGGTGCTTTTAGATGACAAAAGCATACAAAGAGCACTAGTGCGTATATCTCATGAAATTATTGAGAAAAATAAAGGTGTAGAAAATGTTGTTCTTTTAGGAATCAAAACAAGAGGGGTTCCATTAGCAAAAAGAATTGCCAGTTATATTGAATCCTTTGAAGGGTTTATGGTTCCTGTTGGAACAGTAGACATCTCATTATACCGTGACGATTTAACTGAAAAATATGAAGAACCACATGTTGAAAAAAACAAACTTGACTTTGACATTAAAGGCAAGAAAGTAATACTAGTAGATGATGTAATATTTACAGGAAGGACTGTAAGAGCTGCTTTGGATGCAGTGATGGATTTAGGACGACCAAAATCAATTCAACTTGCGGTATTGGTAGACAGAGGGCATAGGGAACTGCCAATAAGACCAGATTATGTTGGGAAAAATGTCCCAACTTCTTTAAACGAAGTAATAGAAGTTAGGCTTAATGAGACAGACAACGAAGATAAGGTTATTATTATTGAAAAATAA
- a CDS encoding RluA family pseudouridine synthase has protein sequence MSDGKIFIVNQEDVGMRIDVFLSDKIVDMSRSRIQKLIEEEKIIVNDKITKSNYKLRLNDVIKVEIPEPVKLEIQAEDIDIDILYEDDDVVVVNKPQGMVVHPAAGNYTGTLVNALLKKCKSLSGINGVIRPGIVHRIDKDTSGVLVVAKNDLAHQNLAEQIKEHSVNRIYIALTEGVVKEDYGTIDKPIGRHPVLRKKMAVVENGRRAVTHFKVLERFKENTLIQAKLETGRTHQIRVHMASIGHPLVGDPVYGYKKQKYKLQGQALHAKTLGFVHPRTGEYMEFSAELPEYFTDLIEKLRKIT, from the coding sequence ATGTCAGATGGTAAAATCTTTATAGTAAATCAAGAAGATGTAGGGATGAGAATAGATGTTTTTTTAAGTGATAAAATAGTAGATATGTCTCGTTCAAGAATTCAAAAGCTGATAGAAGAAGAAAAAATTATAGTCAATGATAAAATAACTAAGAGCAATTATAAATTAAGATTAAATGACGTAATAAAAGTAGAAATACCAGAACCTGTCAAGTTGGAAATACAGGCTGAAGATATTGATATCGATATTTTATACGAGGATGACGACGTTGTAGTTGTAAATAAACCTCAGGGGATGGTAGTTCATCCTGCCGCTGGTAATTATACTGGAACATTAGTTAATGCACTGCTAAAAAAATGCAAATCATTGTCTGGAATAAATGGAGTGATAAGGCCGGGAATAGTTCATAGGATTGATAAGGATACTTCTGGGGTTCTTGTTGTGGCAAAGAATGATTTGGCTCATCAAAATTTGGCAGAACAAATAAAAGAACACTCAGTTAATAGAATTTATATAGCCTTAACTGAAGGTGTTGTAAAAGAGGATTACGGCACTATAGACAAACCTATCGGAAGGCATCCTGTTTTAAGAAAAAAAATGGCTGTTGTAGAAAATGGAAGAAGGGCAGTAACTCATTTTAAAGTATTAGAAAGATTCAAGGAAAACACTTTGATTCAAGCCAAGCTTGAAACTGGAAGAACTCATCAGATTAGAGTCCATATGGCATCTATAGGACACCCGTTAGTTGGAGATCCAGTTTACGGTTACAAAAAACAAAAGTATAAATTGCAGGGTCAAGCGCTACATGCAAAGACACTTGGATTTGTTCATCCAAGAACAGGAGAATATATGGAATTTTCAGCAGAACTTCCAGAGTATTTTACAGATTTAATAGAAAAATTAAGAAAAATAACTTGA
- the lspA gene encoding signal peptidase II, whose product MQLVFIALIFLIDQLTKILAKTKLLYSNGVNIINGVFEFVYVENRGAAFGILKNKKFFLVGVTTFVIGGMLYYLFTNKELNKWYRASLILIVAGAIGNLYDRVFRGYVIDFIHVYYKTFFDFPVFNIADISVVIGTFLLALTMLFTKE is encoded by the coding sequence ATGCAACTAGTTTTTATTGCCTTGATATTTTTAATCGATCAATTAACAAAGATATTAGCAAAAACAAAATTACTTTATTCCAACGGTGTGAATATTATTAATGGAGTATTTGAATTTGTGTATGTTGAGAATAGAGGTGCAGCGTTTGGAATTCTTAAAAACAAGAAGTTTTTTCTTGTTGGAGTAACAACATTTGTTATCGGAGGAATGCTTTACTATTTGTTTACAAATAAAGAATTAAACAAATGGTATCGAGCAAGTCTGATTTTGATAGTAGCAGGTGCGATTGGGAATCTTTATGACAGAGTATTTAGGGGTTATGTAATCGATTTTATTCATGTTTATTATAAAACTTTTTTTGATTTTCCAGTGTTTAATATTGCTGATATTTCAGTGGTTATTGGAACTTTTTTACTTGCTTTAACTATGCTTTTTACAAAAGAATGA
- a CDS encoding TraR/DksA C4-type zinc finger protein, whose amino-acid sequence MEASKIEKYKGKLQNERENLMKTINSMYESGLAAPQREEIGELSVNDNHPADVGTEMFDKERGFALLSNEKNMLVQIDNALERIENGNYGVCEVCGKEIEEERLDFLPYASRCVKCENEKVNHNTFRYDRPVEEGVLNYPFGRSFNDISESVEYDGEDAWQDVDEFNKIPKFKRNYEDEYISGTVEETDNISNQQYKNQLP is encoded by the coding sequence TTGGAAGCTTCAAAAATTGAAAAATATAAAGGCAAATTGCAAAATGAAAGAGAAAATTTAATGAAGACTATTAATTCGATGTATGAGAGTGGATTGGCCGCACCACAGAGGGAAGAAATAGGTGAATTATCAGTTAACGATAATCATCCCGCTGACGTAGGAACAGAAATGTTTGATAAGGAAAGAGGTTTTGCTCTTTTATCAAATGAAAAAAACATGTTAGTTCAAATAGATAATGCTCTAGAAAGAATTGAGAATGGAAACTATGGAGTATGTGAAGTATGCGGCAAAGAGATAGAAGAGGAAAGGCTTGACTTTCTGCCATATGCATCAAGATGCGTAAAGTGCGAGAATGAAAAAGTTAATCACAATACCTTTAGATACGACAGACCAGTAGAGGAAGGAGTTCTTAATTATCCCTTTGGAAGAAGCTTTAATGATATAAGCGAATCAGTTGAATATGATGGGGAGGACGCATGGCAGGATGTTGACGAGTTTAATAAAATACCAAAATTTAAAAGAAATTACGAGGATGAATATATAAGTGGAACTGTAGAGGAGACAGACAATATTAGCAATCAACAGTATAAAAATCAATTGCCATAA
- a CDS encoding DUF5665 domain-containing protein, translated as MINNDEIEVLNKISSQLERAKFGEYIDLMQNPSRMIFLNFVSGIARGFGIGIGFTILSALVVFVLQRLVVLNLPLISGVISEIIRLVKYRVP; from the coding sequence ATGATTAATAACGATGAAATAGAAGTTCTTAATAAAATATCTTCTCAGCTTGAAAGGGCAAAGTTCGGAGAATATATTGATTTAATGCAAAACCCTTCAAGGATGATTTTCTTAAATTTTGTTTCAGGAATTGCAAGGGGATTTGGAATAGGTATAGGTTTTACTATATTAAGTGCACTCGTTGTTTTTGTCCTACAAAGGTTGGTAGTTCTGAACTTGCCTTTGATTAGCGGTGTTATTTCGGAAATAATAAGGCTTGTTAAATATAGAGTCCCATAA
- a CDS encoding ECF transporter S component: MQINTQIKSQISVKKLTRIALLSAIAIFMSFTPFGYIQLGAIRITFMHIPVIIAAIVEGMLGGIIVGLIFGVSSLISNLSGPLAPVFINPLVSIFPRIMIGIVSSIVYKKSKNASVTAALGTITNTVLVLSMIYFFAASAFSNIRKIAIETLGKFLLIIALKNGILEMLVAVIIVTAVVKALNLKIE, from the coding sequence ATGCAAATTAATACTCAAATTAAAAGTCAAATTTCTGTAAAGAAATTGACGCGAATAGCCCTTTTAAGTGCTATTGCTATTTTTATGAGCTTTACTCCTTTTGGTTACATTCAGCTTGGAGCAATTAGAATTACTTTTATGCATATCCCGGTAATAATTGCTGCAATAGTTGAAGGAATGCTTGGCGGAATAATAGTTGGGTTAATTTTTGGAGTATCAAGCCTTATCAGCAATCTATCAGGTCCATTGGCGCCAGTATTTATTAACCCTTTAGTATCGATTTTTCCAAGAATAATGATAGGCATAGTATCTTCTATTGTTTACAAAAAAAGCAAAAATGCATCAGTTACAGCTGCTCTAGGAACTATAACTAATACCGTTCTTGTTTTGTCTATGATTTATTTTTTTGCAGCTTCAGCTTTTTCAAACATAAGAAAAATTGCAATAGAAACGTTAGGGAAATTCCTATTAATTATAGCATTAAAAAATGGAATACTTGAAATGCTTGTCGCAGTAATAATAGTTACTGCAGTTGTGAAAGCTTTGAACTTAAAAATAGAATAA
- the aroA gene encoding 3-phosphoshikimate 1-carboxyvinyltransferase, whose amino-acid sequence MDLISNKSNELKGEVKLPGDKSISHRAAIILPLCHGDAVVNNFLFAEDTVNTLNVMKMLNARIKIRENGIHINSNGINGLKKANKLLYVGNSGTSIRLLSGLLSALDGKFVLYGDNSLQKRPMKRIIKPLNLMGARIKSLYDNDLAPLIIDGGRLKGIEYNMEVPSAQVKSALLLAGLFAEGKTAVEEIQKTRDHTERMLKFLGADISIEDNIINIKSGNYLLAKDIDIPGDISSAAFIIAAAALTENSEIIIHDVLLNETRTGFIDIFKMMGGEIEIIQHGISNNEPTGSIIIKSSKLRGIKISDEFIPRLIDEIPLISVLAAFADGETIIHDAKELRYKESDRIKSIIHNLNIMGTHVEEFEDGMLIRGNTYTKKDEYNFESFDDHRIAMAFSLVGLILGNTKVIGCENVRTSFPEFVQILASLGAKIYSIY is encoded by the coding sequence ATGGACTTGATTTCTAACAAATCAAATGAACTAAAAGGAGAGGTCAAGCTTCCTGGTGATAAATCTATTTCACATAGAGCAGCTATTATATTGCCACTGTGTCATGGAGATGCAGTGGTTAATAATTTTTTATTTGCAGAGGACACTGTTAATACTTTGAATGTGATGAAGATGCTCAATGCTAGAATTAAAATTAGAGAAAATGGTATTCACATAAATTCAAATGGCATAAATGGGCTAAAAAAAGCAAATAAATTATTGTATGTTGGAAACTCTGGGACATCGATTAGATTGTTGTCGGGATTATTATCTGCATTAGATGGCAAATTTGTGTTGTATGGTGATAATTCTCTTCAAAAAAGACCTATGAAAAGAATTATTAAACCCTTAAATTTAATGGGAGCTAGAATAAAGTCTCTTTACGATAATGATTTAGCACCGTTGATAATTGATGGCGGAAGATTAAAGGGTATTGAATATAATATGGAAGTTCCATCGGCGCAGGTTAAGTCGGCATTGCTGTTAGCTGGTTTATTTGCAGAAGGAAAAACAGCAGTTGAAGAAATACAAAAAACAAGGGACCATACCGAAAGAATGCTTAAATTTCTTGGAGCAGATATATCAATTGAAGACAATATAATTAATATAAAATCTGGTAATTATTTATTAGCAAAGGATATAGACATTCCGGGAGATATAAGCTCAGCGGCATTTATTATTGCTGCTGCTGCATTAACTGAGAACTCAGAAATAATTATACATGATGTGTTGCTGAATGAAACAAGAACAGGATTTATAGATATATTTAAAATGATGGGTGGAGAAATAGAAATTATTCAACATGGAATATCTAATAACGAACCAACAGGAAGCATTATAATTAAGAGCAGCAAATTACGTGGAATAAAAATAAGCGACGAATTTATTCCGAGGCTTATTGATGAGATACCATTGATTTCAGTATTAGCTGCCTTTGCAGATGGTGAAACTATAATTCATGATGCTAAGGAATTAAGATATAAGGAAAGCGATAGGATAAAATCGATAATACATAATCTAAATATTATGGGGACGCATGTTGAGGAATTTGAAGATGGAATGCTTATAAGAGGGAACACATATACTAAAAAAGACGAATACAATTTTGAATCCTTTGACGACCATAGAATAGCAATGGCTTTTTCTTTAGTTGGATTGATATTGGGTAATACAAAAGTTATAGGATGTGAAAATGTAAGAACTTCTTTTCCTGAATTTGTGCAAATATTGGCTTCATTAGGAGCAAAAATATATTCAATTTATTAA
- the aroF gene encoding 3-deoxy-7-phosphoheptulonate synthase, with the protein MVKKITKGSRKNNEKLLMIAGPCSVENYEVMDKTVSFLKNLGVEYIRGGAFKPRTSPYSFQGLGMEGVEILKDMKTKYGVKIVSEVLDIRDLEEMINSVDVIQVGSRNMYNYPLLKEIGKTNKTILLKRGISATIEEWLNAAEYIALEGNDDIILCERGIRTFENYTRNTLDLNAVPVVKERTSLRIIVDPSHGTGRRELVYPMSLASIAAGADGLLIEVHPEPENALSDGFQSVNFEEFELIYKRANETFKCVHKR; encoded by the coding sequence ATGGTAAAGAAAATTACTAAGGGGTCCAGAAAAAATAATGAAAAACTATTGATGATTGCAGGGCCTTGCAGTGTTGAGAACTATGAAGTTATGGATAAAACGGTTTCTTTCTTAAAAAATTTAGGAGTTGAATACATTAGAGGAGGAGCGTTTAAGCCACGAACTTCACCTTATAGTTTTCAAGGTCTTGGAATGGAAGGCGTTGAAATATTAAAGGATATGAAAACTAAATATGGTGTTAAGATAGTTTCTGAAGTTTTAGACATAAGGGACCTTGAAGAAATGATTAACTCTGTCGATGTTATACAAGTTGGCTCGAGAAATATGTATAATTATCCACTGTTAAAAGAGATAGGCAAAACTAATAAGACGATTTTATTAAAAAGAGGCATTTCCGCAACGATAGAAGAGTGGTTAAATGCGGCTGAATATATAGCACTTGAAGGTAATGATGATATAATACTCTGTGAGAGAGGGATTAGAACATTTGAAAATTATACTCGAAATACGCTTGATTTAAATGCTGTTCCAGTCGTTAAAGAAAGGACCAGTCTACGCATTATAGTAGACCCAAGCCATGGAACCGGAAGAAGAGAGCTTGTTTATCCAATGAGCCTTGCATCAATTGCTGCAGGAGCTGATGGCCTATTGATTGAAGTTCATCCAGAACCGGAGAATGCTCTCTCAGATGGCTTTCAATCTGTAAATTTTGAGGAATTTGAACTTATATATAAAAGGGCGAATGAAACATTTAAATGTGTTCATAAGAGGTGA
- a CDS encoding 5'-methylthioadenosine/adenosylhomocysteine nucleosidase, which yields MIGIIGAMEEEVLKIKDMMVVERIEKKANMEFFMGRFLNKDIVVVRSGIGKVNAAICTQILIDDFNVDYVINTGVAGRVNEKLNPGDVVISKDLVQHDVDGTCIDYKPGQIPRMVDYFFRADERLIDAALKATKDITEFDVYIGRIATGDQVIADSKKLIWLKDTFDALAVEMEGAAIAHTCYVNGVPFVVIRSISDFADENHAADYDKYINIAIENSISILNNMIEQL from the coding sequence ATGATAGGAATTATTGGAGCGATGGAAGAAGAAGTATTAAAAATTAAAGACATGATGGTCGTAGAAAGAATCGAGAAAAAGGCTAATATGGAATTTTTCATGGGAAGATTCTTAAATAAAGATATAGTAGTCGTTAGAAGCGGCATAGGAAAGGTAAATGCAGCAATATGCACACAAATTTTGATTGATGATTTTAATGTAGATTATGTTATAAATACCGGTGTTGCTGGAAGAGTAAATGAAAAACTAAATCCTGGCGATGTTGTAATTTCAAAAGATTTAGTTCAACACGATGTAGATGGGACTTGTATAGATTACAAACCCGGACAAATACCTCGAATGGTCGATTACTTTTTTAGAGCTGATGAGAGGTTAATTGATGCTGCTCTAAAGGCAACAAAGGACATTACTGAATTTGACGTATACATTGGAAGAATTGCAACAGGCGATCAGGTTATAGCAGATTCAAAAAAATTAATTTGGCTTAAAGATACATTTGACGCGCTTGCAGTAGAAATGGAAGGTGCGGCAATCGCCCATACTTGTTATGTTAATGGTGTTCCGTTTGTGGTTATTAGGTCAATATCGGATTTTGCTGATGAAAATCATGCTGCCGATTATGATAAGTATATTAATATTGCAATTGAAAACTCTATTTCAATATTGAACAATATGATTGAACAACTGTAG